The Pyrus communis chromosome 9, drPyrComm1.1, whole genome shotgun sequence genome has a segment encoding these proteins:
- the LOC137745633 gene encoding serine/arginine-rich splicing factor SC35-like has translation MSHFGRSGPPDITDTYSLLVLNITFRTSADDLFPLFDKYGKVVDIFIPRDRRTGESRGFAFVRYKYADEAQKAVERLDGRVVDGREITVQFAKYGPNAERIHKGRISEALPKSRYRSRSRSPRRRYRDDYRDRDYRRRSRSRSWDRYDRDRYHGRDRDYRRRSRSRSASPDYYRIRGRGCYDERRSLTRYRSRSRSRTRSPYRTIDSASPARRSPSPRKSPSPLSRSRSASSDRRSLDGQSPTSRSVSPRHRPADSRSPSPRNLDFDD, from the exons ATGTCTCACTTCGGTAGGTCTGGCCCTCCGGACATCACCGACACCTACTCTCTCCTCGTCCTCAACATCACCTTCC GTACGAGCGCTGATGATCTGTTTCCGCTTTTCGATAAGTATGGCAAGGTTGTTGACATCTTCATCCCCAGAGACCGGAG GACTGGGGAGTCAAGGGGGTTTGCTTTTGTTCGATACAAATACGCAGATGAGGCTCAGAAAGCAGTTGAAAGGCTTGATG GGAGAGTTGTTGATGGCCGGGAGATAACTGTTCAGTTTGCTAAGTATGGGCCAAATGCAGAGAGGAT TCATAAAGGAAGGATTTCTGAAGCTCTACCAAAATCAAGGTACAGGTCAAGAAGTCGCAGTCCTCGGAGAAG GTACCGAGATGACTACAGAGACCGTGATTACAGGAGGAGAAGTCGCAGTAGGAGTTGGGATAGGTATGACCGTGACAGATACCATGGGAGGGACAGAGACTACCGTCGACGAAGCAGGAGCCGTAGTGCCAGTCCTGATTACTACAGGATCAGGGGAAGGGGGTGCTATGATGAAAGGCGGAGTCTGACTCGATATAGGAGTCGGAGTCGGAGTCGTACTCGGAGTCCATATCGGACTATTGATAG TGCCTCCCCTGCTCGGCGTAGCCCTAGTCCTCGTAAGAGCCCTTCCCCACTAAGCAGGAGCCGCAGTGCCAGCTCTGATAGACGTAGTCTTGATGGACAATCCCCAACCTCTCGAAGTGTTTCACCACGCCATCGTCCTGCTGATTCTCGAAGCCCATCCCCTCGAAATTTAGATTTTGAT GATTGA